A single genomic interval of Daucus carota subsp. sativus chromosome 1, DH1 v3.0, whole genome shotgun sequence harbors:
- the LOC108204368 gene encoding CRM-domain containing factor CFM2, chloroplastic, with amino-acid sequence MQREMASLLLPHQFSQTPLLSPTHNFYYSKPKPKPPLYMFVLSNYNNQNKPRASLNTTSAPLLAHSAIQRIADKLRTLGFDDNIKNDTTERNKINDSASPGQIFLPLPTHLPKYRVGHTFDPSWSTPENPVPQPGTGTAIRRYHQLRNDLLLSKQKNDQSLNNDDDNSNCAPTLAELTLSSEELRRLRSVGIKLKQRLKVGKAGVTEGIVNGIHQRWRHTELVKIKCDDISRLNMKRTHDLLERKTGGLVIWRSGSNMIIYRGADYKYPYFLNEDNDSNKLTLRFNDGIDGENEICSSHIGGVRSAVSPLSNKTVQAPLIQGVGSPNVVRFQLPGELQLLEEYDHLLDGLGPRFTDWWGYDPLPVDADLLPAVVSGYRKPFRLLPYGVKPILTNDEMTALKRLGRPLPCHFALGRNRKLQGLAASIIKLWESCEIAKIAVKRGVQNTNTELIAKELKWLTGGVLLSRDREFVVLYRGKDFLPAKVSEAIEQRRHRIQGVKNSWDNNSLAMDVQSHKPRTVYVDVKTESGVIDSNPLVPTIEAENYLRDEKRKVFSEERRLKFVREAVMRTKSKLSLALAKKSRAETLLTELEKEEILQPSEIDKEGISEEERYMLRKVGLKMKPFLLLGRRGVFDGTVENMHLHWKYRELVKIICGERSIDEVHARARTLEAESGGILIAVERISKGFAIIVYRGKNYKRPASLRPQTLLNKREAMKRSIEAQRRESLKLHVLKLDRDVDELQHKLARDEQRINMQLAKDLTLQTGTEDKLDQRHSEKIEKFYAAPQNCSPNAACHQENVEVKDNDGAKLTSINTNDCVDSSRQDLQASPEDMLTGLSTEDDVKDGDKIIINGSEPSPVIVLEKTDRLKNMNGEVVHAESVVAASHTDRGHFSDIGNTGSLRESSFNSSSKVLGPKGLEDFSEEVPFKAGRLSNRERLLLRKQALGVKKRPVLAVGKSNIVSGVAKTIKTHFQKHPLAVVNIKGRAKGTSIQEVVLELERATGAVLVSQEPSKIILHRGWGAGDKHRPGQSMENKTIESGSTPTGQENKVKTVISPELITAIKLECGLEFSRGEKTVR; translated from the exons ATGCAGAGAGAGATGGCAAGCCTGCTGCTTCCTCACCAATTCTCCCAAACCCCTCTTCTTTCTCCAACCCACAACTTCTACTACTCAAAACCCAAACCCAAACCCCCGTTGTACATGTTTGTGCTCTCCAACTACAATAATCAAAACAAGCCACGCGCTTCCCTCAACACTACCTCAGCTCCTCTACTAGCTCACTCCGCTATCCAGAGAATCGCCGACAAGCTTCGCACTCTAGGTTTCGATGATAACATTAAGAATGATACTACAGAGAGAAATAAAATCAACGATTCAGCTTCTCCCGGACAAATCTTCCTTCCTTTACCCACTCATTTACCTAAGTACCGCGTTGGCCACACATTCGATCCCAGCTGGAGCACGCCGGAGAATCCCGTGCCGCAGCCCGGGACGGGGACTGCTATTCGGCGCTATCATCAATTGCGGAATGACTTGCTTCTTTCCAAACAGAAAAATGATCAATCGCTgaataatgatgatgataataGTAATTGTGCGCCTACTTTGGCTGAATTGACCTTGTCTTCCGAGGAGCTGAGACGGTTAAGGAGTGTTGGTATTAAGTTGAAGCAGAGACTCAAGGTTGGGAAGGCAGGGGTTACGGAAGGGATTGTTAATGGGATTCATCAGAGGTGGAGGCATACGGAACTTGTCAAGATTAAATGTGATGATATTTCTAGGCTGAACATGAAGAGAACTCATGACTTGTTGGAG AGAAAAACAGGAGGATTGGTTATTTGGAGGTCTGGGAGTAATATGATAATTTACAGGGGAGCAGATTACAAGTATCCTTACTTCCTTAATGAAGATAACGATTCAAATAAACTTACCTTACGGTTTAATGATGGGATAGATGGTGAAAATGAGATCTGCTCATCCCATATTGGGGGTGTCAGATCTGCAGTGAGTCCCTTGTCTAACAAAACTGTGCAAGCACCATTGATACAAGGTGTAGGTTCTCCAAATGTAGTACGATTTCAACTGCCTGGGGAGTTGCAGCTTTTGGAAGAATATGACCATCTGTTGGATGGACTTGGTCCACGGTTCACGGATTGGTGGGGTTATGATCCCCTACCTGTTGATGCGGATCTTCTGCCAGCTGTTGTTTCCGGATACCGAAAACCTTTCCGCCTTCTTCCATATGGAGTTAAACCTATACTAACAAATGATGAAATGACCGCATTAAAAAGACTGGGCCGGCCTTTACCATGCCATTTTGCACTAG GCAGAAATAGGAAACTTCAAGGTTTGGCGGCTTCTATCATAAAGCTTTGGGAAAGTTGCGAGATAGCAAAAATTGCAGTCAAGAGAGGAGTCCAGAATACCAACACTGAATTAATAGCTAAAGAGTTAAAG TGGCTGACTGGGGGTGTTCTACTTTCACGAGACAGGGAATTTGTTGTACTCTACAGGGGAAAAGATTTTCTTCCGGCTAAAGTTTCTGAGGCAATCGAACAGCGAAGGCACAGAATTCAAGGAGTGAAAAATAGCTGGGATAATAATTCATTAGCTATGGATGTGCAAAGTCACAAACCTCGGACAGTTTATGTTGATGTGAAAACTGAAAGTGGTGTGATTGACAGTAATCCACTAGTCCCTACTATTGAAGCTGAGAATTATCTCAGGGACGAAAAAAGGAAAGTTTTTTCTGAAGAAAGGAGGCTAAAGTTTGTTAGAGAAGCTGTTATGAGAACCAAGTCAAAGCTGTCGCTG GCTTTAGCAAAGAAATCCAGGGCTGAGACTCTTCTAACAGAGCTGGAAAAAGAAGAAATCCTACAACCAAGCGAAATAGATAAAGAAGGCATTAGTGAAGAAGAAAGATATATGCTGAGAAAAGTTGGCTTGAAGATGAAGCCTTTTCTTTTATTAG GTAGGCGTGGCGTGTTTGATGGAACTGTTGAAAACATGCATCTTCACTGGAAATACAGGGAACTCGTGAAAATAATTTGTGGTGAGAGAAGCATCGATGAAGTTCATGCGAGAGCACGGACATTAGAGGCAGAAAGTGGTGGAATTTTAATTGCAGTGGAGAGAATCAGCAAGGGCTTTGCAATCATTGTATACCGTGGAAAGAACTACAAGCGCCCTGCATCATTAAGGCCTCAAACACTCTTAAATAAACGAGAAGCGATGAAACGATCTATTGAGGCTCAGCGTCGTGAG TCTTTGAAGCTTCATGTTTTGAAGCTTGACAGAGATGTAGATGAATTGCAGCATAAATTG GCTAGAGACGAACAGAGAATTAATATGCAATTGGCCAAAGATTTGACCCTTCAGACT GGGACAGAGGATAAATTGGATCAGAGGCATTCGGAAAAGATTGAAAAGTTTTATGCTGCACCTCAAAATTGTTCACCAAATGCTGCCTGTCACCAGGAAAATGTAGAG GTTAAAGATAATGATGGAGCTAAATTAACTTCTATCAACACAAATGATTGTGTTGACAGCTCAAGGCAAGATCTGCAAGCCTCTCCAGAAGACATGTTGACAGGATTATCCACAGAGGATGATGTGAAGGATGGGGACAAAATTATCATAAACGGCTCTGAGCCTTCGCCCGTAATAGTACTTGAAAAAACTGATAGATTGAAAAACATGAATGGTGAAGTTGTACATGCCGAGTCCGTTGTTGCAGCCAGTCATACTGATAGG GGTCACTTTTCTGACATCGGAAATACTGGGTCTCTGCGGGAATCCTCTTTTAATTCATCGAGTAAAGTATTAGGTCCTAAAGGTTTGGAAGATTTTTCAGAAGAGGTACCGTTTAAAGCTGGACGCCTGTCTAACAGGGAAAGGCTTCTTCTGCGAAAGCAAGCCCTTGGAGTTAAAAAACGCCCAGTTCTTGCTGTTG gaAAGAGCAATATTGTCTCCGGGGTTGCTAAAACAATCAAGACTCACTTTCAGAAGCATCCTCTTGCAGTAGTTAATATTAAAGGCCGAGCGAAAGGGACTTCAATCCAGGAGGTGGTGCTGGAACTGGAG CGAGCCACAGGTGCGGTTCTAGTTTCTCAGGAACCCAGTAAGATCATACTCCATAGGGGTTGGGGAGCGGGAGATAAGCATAGGCCTGGCCAGAGCATGGAAAATAAAACAATAGAGTCTGGGAGTACTCCAACAGGCCAAGAGAATAAAGTAAAAACCGTCATCTCTCCTGAGCTCATTACAGCAATCAAACTTGAATGTGGATTAGAATTCAGCAGAGGTGAAAAGACTGTTAGATAG